A region of Nostoc sp. 'Peltigera membranacea cyanobiont' N6 DNA encodes the following proteins:
- a CDS encoding class I SAM-dependent methyltransferase, protein MSNVNHKNSTKNLYNRTASEWIRAEPTSLSDFTARPFVLKLCEPVSGLQLLDIGCGEGYCSRELRRRGAAKVHGIDLSQGMIEAAKLQEVEDALGISYEVGCATSLKQFDDGEIDLVVAVFLFNYLTISQTQECMAEVARILRPGGRFVFSVPHPSFPYMREPAYPFYFQVDGAGYFSKRDRQFPGRIWKRDGSWLNVQLIHKTLEDYFNALRIAGFNTMPILQELRVTPEHIAVDESFFSPLVDQPLHLALQISR, encoded by the coding sequence ATGTCAAATGTGAATCACAAAAACTCAACTAAAAACTTATATAATCGCACAGCATCAGAATGGATTAGAGCAGAACCTACTTCCTTATCAGACTTTACGGCACGCCCTTTTGTACTAAAACTTTGTGAGCCTGTTAGTGGCTTGCAACTACTAGATATAGGTTGCGGAGAAGGTTATTGCAGTCGAGAATTACGTCGGCGTGGTGCTGCAAAAGTACATGGTATAGACCTTTCTCAAGGCATGATTGAAGCAGCAAAATTGCAAGAAGTAGAAGATGCTTTAGGTATTAGCTATGAAGTAGGATGTGCTACTAGTCTCAAGCAATTCGATGATGGCGAAATTGACTTAGTTGTTGCAGTGTTTCTATTTAACTATTTGACAATTTCTCAGACCCAAGAATGTATGGCGGAAGTTGCACGGATTCTTCGTCCGGGCGGTCGATTTGTATTCAGCGTTCCCCATCCATCTTTTCCATATATGCGGGAGCCAGCATATCCGTTTTATTTTCAAGTTGATGGTGCAGGCTATTTCAGCAAGCGAGATCGGCAGTTTCCTGGTCGTATTTGGAAACGAGACGGCTCCTGGCTAAATGTTCAATTGATTCACAAAACTCTTGAGGATTACTTTAATGCCCTTAGAATTGCTGGCTTTAATACCATGCCAATTTTACAGGAATTGCGTGTAACTCCAGAACATATCGCAGTAGACGAATCATTTTTTAGCCCCTTAGTTGACCAACCACTCCATCTAGCCCTACAAATATCACGATGA
- a CDS encoding TenA family transcriptional regulator: MIQTSSLLINSFREITVNHPLWSHEFLIRCRAGNLFLPDVQVLAVQMYKFSKEFNRILASILSCCEDESSQLVILENLFDEMGQGDITQSHPELFRQFTRALGIDDVTLAALPTAPETSALIETYLQMPHKYGYLAALGAVCYASEGIVSSLYTQLYKGIVGAAPLPKESLIFFEVHIDVDDSHAAKLAAVIEPRITMNEEDIKVRLAIVEAMDARVQFFNGIQRQISKYNLSADSWIFMNS; this comes from the coding sequence ATGATACAGACATCTTCTTTACTAATAAATTCCTTCCGTGAAATAACGGTTAATCATCCTCTATGGAGCCATGAGTTTCTAATTCGTTGTCGGGCTGGAAATTTATTTTTACCAGACGTACAGGTATTAGCTGTTCAGATGTACAAATTCTCCAAAGAATTTAATCGGATCTTGGCTAGCATCTTATCTTGTTGCGAAGATGAAAGTAGCCAGTTAGTCATCTTAGAAAACCTATTTGATGAAATGGGACAGGGAGATATAACTCAGTCCCACCCAGAATTGTTTCGTCAATTTACCCGCGCACTTGGTATCGACGACGTAACTTTGGCAGCACTACCCACTGCACCTGAAACTTCCGCTCTGATTGAAACCTACTTGCAGATGCCACATAAATATGGATACTTAGCTGCACTAGGTGCTGTCTGTTATGCTTCTGAAGGGATTGTTAGCTCGCTGTACACGCAACTATATAAAGGAATTGTCGGTGCTGCTCCTTTACCCAAAGAATCTCTGATCTTTTTTGAAGTCCATATTGATGTAGATGATAGTCATGCAGCGAAACTAGCAGCAGTGATTGAACCTCGAATCACCATGAATGAAGAGGATATCAAGGTAAGGCTGGCAATTGTAGAAGCTATGGATGCCCGTGTCCAATTTTTTAACGGAATTCAGCGTCAAATCTCTAAATATAACTTGTCTGCTGATTCATGGATCTTTATGAATTCATAG